In Bombus vancouverensis nearcticus chromosome 1, iyBomVanc1_principal, whole genome shotgun sequence, a single genomic region encodes these proteins:
- the LOC117158717 gene encoding intraflagellar transport protein 22 homolog → MATIFQTLRFKYSVCTKLKYTYNMQPLKIIVTGPVRSGKTTISNFLADATEIPYDYHPTKGVRILEFEVQNINVNNKHIAKDIELWDCSGDHKFESCWPAIRKDVHGVILVYNEKSNECLKEIQQLYDYFIDQTKLDPDRCAIFCYDPEKRNPEISKIISSTFMKVSHVKCNIESGGSKLKADFASFISTILNKMHHYINQEDKNILNENILFTK, encoded by the exons ATGGCGACAATTTTCCAAACACTTAGGTTCAAGTACAGTGTCTGCACTAAATTAAAGTACACATATAATATGCAACCACTAAAGATAATTGTTACAGGACCTGTTAGG agtGGTAAAACAACAATATCTAATTTTCTTGCCGATGCTACGGAAATACCCTATGATTATCATCCAACTAAAGGTGTTCGAATATTAGAATTTGAAGTACAAAACATAAATGTGAATAACAAGCATATCGCAAAAGATATTGAATTATGGGACTGTAGTGGAGATCATAA atttgAAAGTTGTTGGCCAGCTATAAGAAAAGATGTGCATGGTGTTATACTTGTATATAATGAAAAATCAAATGAATGTTTGAAAGAAATTCAacaattatatgattattttattgatCAAACAAAATTAGATCCAGATAGATGTGCAATTTTCTGTTATGACCCAGAAAAAAGAAATCcagaaatatcaaaaattattt CTTCAACATTTATGAAAGTATCCCATGTTAAATGTAATATAGAAAGCGGTGGAAGTAAACTAAAAGCAGATTTTGCATCATTCATAAGTACAATACTTAATAAAATGCATCATTATATAAATcaagaagataaaaatattttaaatgaaaacatattgtttacaaaataa
- the Ppat-Dpck gene encoding bifunctional Phosphopantetheine adenylyltransferase - Dephospho-CoA kinase — MMANTGLLIITNPTRVMKLLPMIKKHVLKTLYIRYFPGKDLFLFDNQIITNPHWRISRYAQIVADIYINTFSISSPLDVRVLLTNMKNPNISVINTKKPVEIVIFDTPCSKREADIFIQSYLANSSMVCSFINFTDDLNSGNLDSVTSCVNEEKTYKNVVLGGTFDRIHNGHKILLSEAALRCTEKLTVGVTDTNMLSAKLLWELIEPCSIRILNLKDFLEDIDPTITYEVTAINDMYGPTKCDSTFEMIVVSEETKRGGDKVNEMREKNNLNKLDIHVVKLINDENHKKHEESKVSSSNQRIRLLGTKLKAPQIGNKPLKPYIIGLTGGIASGKSSVAEKLQKLGAALVNCDKIAHDLYLPGKKCFDTIVENFGPTILKPDGSIDRRALGNIVFNDQMQLSKLNKIVWPIILEEAKKQIYDFNAKGFDVIVMEAAVLIQAKWQHECHEIWTCIIPQEEAIRRIVERNGLTEADAKARIQAQPNNVEQIKEANVVICSLWSYNITEEQVQRAWNESMTFLTNQAKS; from the exons ATGATGGCAAATACCggtttattaattataacaaatCCTACAAGAGTGATGAAATTATTACCGATGATAAAAAAACACGTATTAAAAACTTTATATATCCGATATTTTCCAGGAAAGGATCTATTTCTCTTTGATAATCAAATTATTACAAATCCTCACTGGCGAATAAGTCGTTACGCTCAAATCGTTGCCGATATTTATATCAATACATTTAGTATATCTTCTCCACTTGATGTTCGAGTGTTACTTACAAATATGAAAAATCCTAATATATCAGTAATAAATACCAAGAAACCTGTGGAAATAGTTATTTTTGATACACCTTGTAGTAAAAGAGAAGCTGACATATTCATTCAAAGTTATTTAGCAAACAGTTCCATGGTTTgtagttttattaattttaccgATGATCTAAACTCAGGAAACTTAGATAGTGTAACATCTTGTGTTAATGAAGAAAAAACTTACAAGAATGTAGTACTTGGTGGTACATTTGATCGAATACATAATggacataaaatattattaagtgAAGCTGCATTGCGTTGTACAGAGAAACTTACAGTTGGTGTAACTGATACAAATATGTTGTCTG CAAAATTATTGTGGGAACTGATAGAACCTTGCTCTATAAGAATTTTAAATCTCAAAGACTTTCTAGAAGACATAGATCCAACTATAACATATGAAGTTACGGCTATAAATGATATGTACGGACCAACTAAATGTGATTCAACATTTGAGATGATAGTAGTTAGCGAAGAAACAAAACGTGGTGGAGATAAAGTGAATGAAATGCgtgagaaaaataatttaaacaaattaGACATTCATGTcgtgaaattaataaatgatgaGAATCATAAAAAACATGAAGAAAGTAAAGTCAGTTCTAGTAATCAAAGAATACGATTATTGGGAACAAAACTTAAAGCTCCT CAAATAGGGAATAAACCTTTAAAACCTTATATCATTGGCTTGACTGGTGGTATAGCAAGTGGAAAATCATCTGTAGCTGAGAAACTACAAAAATTGGGTGCCGCACTTGTCAATTGTGATAAAATAGCACATGATTTATATTTACCTGGCAAAAAGTGTTTTGATACGATAGTTGAAAATTTTGGTCCCACTATTTTGAAACCTGACGGATCTATTGATAGAAGAGCACTCGGAAATATAGTATTTAATGATCAA ATGCAATTAAGCAAGCTAAATAAGATTGTTTGGCCTATAATTTTAGAAGAAGCAAAGAAACAAATATATGATTTCAACGCAAAAGGATTTGATGTAATTGTAATGGAAGCTGCTGTTTTGATTCAAGCTAAATGGCAACATGAATGTCATGAAATCTGGACATGCATTATTCCACAAGAAGAG GCTATACGACGAATAGTAGAAAGAAACGGATTAACCGAAGCTGATGCAAAAGCAAGAATTCAAGCTCAACCAAATAATGTAGAACAAATCAAAGAAGCAAATGTTGTGATATGTAGTTTATGGAGTTATAACATTACCGAAGAACAAGTGCAGAGGGCATGGAACGAATCAATGACATTTTTAACCAACCAAGCAAAAAGTTAA
- the LOC117158715 gene encoding uncharacterized protein LOC117158715: MGKCLPYVDSYLLFLFLDRTIKRGFSIRILTRNTCEIGNNLKETDTMSLILKYNESFYDILLKYFTMLSEITNIFKFIATTGFIVVVSFILNYIHDYRSKRITNESKYDLLELQKFNTYNRVIARHQSIISHKEMLNALEYATDKCYDKFYALKCIDIIVNCPQLVNVKSLPYGLTPFHRVCFQGHKCLIAFMLAKGADPSLVTTIGENALCMAIYYFLNNPVDDDFSCLEMIAKTGCGFGFEDKWYNSLLEMAFNNNHIKLVQWLILHHKLSSHKSLRCFSTPPI; encoded by the exons ATGGGGAAATGTTTGCCATATGTAGATTCCTATCTGCTGTTCTTGTTCCTAGATCGTACGATTAAAAGGGGTTTCTCGATTCGAATATTGACACGAAACACATGTGAAATtggaaataatttaaaagaaacagATACTATGAGCctcatattaaaatataacgaATCATTTTACGATATCttacttaaatattttacaatgttAAGTGAAATtacaaacatttttaaatttattgccACTACTGGATTTATCGTAGTTGTTTCTTTTATACTCAATTACATTCATG ATTATCGTTCTAAAAGAATCACGAATGAGTCGAAATACGACTTATTAGAATTACAAAAGTTTAACACGTATAATCGAGTAATTGCCAGACATCAAAGTATTATCAGTCATAAAGAAATGTTAAATGCTTTGGAATATGCGACTGAT AAATGTTATGACAAATTTTATGCATTAAAATGCATTGATATAATAGTAAATTGTCCACAATTGGTAAATGTAAAATCTCTACCTTATGGTTTAACACCTTTCCACCGTGTCTGTTTCCAAGGTCATAAATGTTTAATTGCTTTTATGTTAGCAAAGG GTGCTGACCCTTCCCTTGTCACAACAATAGGAGAGAATGCTTTATGTATggctatttattattttcttaataatccaGTGGACGATGACTTTTCTTGCCTTGAAATGATTGCAAAAACTG GATGTGGATTTGGCTTTGAAGACAAATGGTACAATAGCTTATTAGAAATGGCATTTAATAATAATCACATAAAATTAGTACAATGGTTAATTTTACATCACAAACTCTCCTCGCACAAGTCCTTGCGCTGTTTTTCTACACCACCAATATGA